The following proteins come from a genomic window of Ovis canadensis isolate MfBH-ARS-UI-01 breed Bighorn chromosome 22, ARS-UI_OviCan_v2, whole genome shotgun sequence:
- the CCNJ gene encoding cyclin-J isoform X1 has translation MELEAQWWRGQLAADIHQALRYKELKLPSYKGQSPQLSLRRYFADLIAIVSNRFTLCPSARHLAVYLLDLFMDRYDISIQQLHLVALSCLLLASKFEEKEDSVPKLEQLNSLGCMTNMNLVLTKQNLLHMELLLLETFQWNLCLPTAAHFIEYYLSEAVHETDLHDGWPMICLEKTKLYMAKYADYFLEVSLQDYAFLNYAPSLVAAACVASSRIILRLSPTWPPRLHRLTAYSWDFLVQCIERLLIAHDNDVKEANKQRGQAGPQPAQLSMFQTASQPSRAVHFQQPQYLHQTHQTSLQYRHPVSEQPSCQQIVSTTHTSSYTLPTCPAGFQTSVQGLGHVPTGVGMSLAIPVEVKPCLNVSYNRSYQINEHYPCITQCFER, from the exons ATGGAGCTGGAGGCGCAGTGGTGGCGGGGACAGCTGGCTGCCGACATCCATCAAGCTCTTCGGTACAAG GAGCTGAAGTTGCCTTCCtacaaaggccagtcccctcaaCTAAGTCTCAGAAGATATTTTGCTGACTTGATTGCCATTGTGAGCAATCGTTTCACACTCTGCCCTTCTGCCCGACATCTTGCTGTCTATTTGCTGGACCTGTTTATGGATCGTTATGACATCTCTATCCAGCAGCTGCATTTAGTTGCACTTTCCTGTCTGCTTCTAGCAA gtaaatttgaagaaaaagaagatagtGTGCCTAAGCTGGAGCAGCTCAACAGCCTGGGTTGTATGACTAATATGAATCTagtattaacaaaacaaaatttgcTACATATGGAACTATTATTATTAGAAACCTTTCAGTGGAACCTTTGCCTTCCAACAGCTGCCCATTTCATTGAGTATTATCTCTCCGAAGCAGTACATGAAACAGATCTTCATGATGGCTGGCCAATGATTTGCTTGGAAAAAACTAAACTCTACATGGCCAAGTATGCAGACTACTTCCTGGAAGTATCTTTGCAAG ATTATGCCTTTCTAAATTATGCACCTTCTttagtagctgcagcatgtgtgGCTTCTTCAAGGATTATACTTCGTCTTTCTCCAACGTGGCCTCCAAGACTGCATCGTCTTACTGCTTACTCCTGGGATTTCCTAGTGCAGTGCATTGAACGGCTATTGAT CGCTCATGATAATGATGtgaaagaagcaaacaaacagaGAGGACAGGCAGGACCTCAGCCAGCACAACTAAGTATGTTCCAGACAGCCTCCCAGCCCTCTCGGGCAGTTCACTTTCAGCAACCTCAGTATCTCCATCAGACTCATCAGACCTCACTGCAGTATCGCCATCCTGTATCGGAACAACCAAGCTGTCAGCAGATTGTATCTACTACACACACCTCATCTTACACACTACCAACATGTCCTGCTGGCTTCCAAACTAGTGTTCAGGGCCTTGGGCATGTGCCAACTGGTGTTGGGATGTCACTGGCAATACCGGTAGAAGTTAAACCCTGTCTGAATGTTTCTTATAACCGGAGTTATCAGATAAATGAACATTATCCTTGCATTACTCAATGCTTTGAAAGGTGA
- the CCNJ gene encoding cyclin-J isoform X2 — MELEAQWWRGQLAADIHQALRYKELKLPSYKGQSPQLSLRRYFADLIAIVSNRFTLCPSARHLAVYLLDLFMDRYDISIQQLHLVALSCLLLASKFEEKEDSVPKLEQLNSLGCMTNMNLVLTKQNLLHMELLLLETFQWNLCLPTAAHFIEYYLSEAVHETDLHDGWPMICLEKTKLYMAKYADYFLEVSLQVAAACVASSRIILRLSPTWPPRLHRLTAYSWDFLVQCIERLLIAHDNDVKEANKQRGQAGPQPAQLSMFQTASQPSRAVHFQQPQYLHQTHQTSLQYRHPVSEQPSCQQIVSTTHTSSYTLPTCPAGFQTSVQGLGHVPTGVGMSLAIPVEVKPCLNVSYNRSYQINEHYPCITQCFER, encoded by the exons ATGGAGCTGGAGGCGCAGTGGTGGCGGGGACAGCTGGCTGCCGACATCCATCAAGCTCTTCGGTACAAG GAGCTGAAGTTGCCTTCCtacaaaggccagtcccctcaaCTAAGTCTCAGAAGATATTTTGCTGACTTGATTGCCATTGTGAGCAATCGTTTCACACTCTGCCCTTCTGCCCGACATCTTGCTGTCTATTTGCTGGACCTGTTTATGGATCGTTATGACATCTCTATCCAGCAGCTGCATTTAGTTGCACTTTCCTGTCTGCTTCTAGCAA gtaaatttgaagaaaaagaagatagtGTGCCTAAGCTGGAGCAGCTCAACAGCCTGGGTTGTATGACTAATATGAATCTagtattaacaaaacaaaatttgcTACATATGGAACTATTATTATTAGAAACCTTTCAGTGGAACCTTTGCCTTCCAACAGCTGCCCATTTCATTGAGTATTATCTCTCCGAAGCAGTACATGAAACAGATCTTCATGATGGCTGGCCAATGATTTGCTTGGAAAAAACTAAACTCTACATGGCCAAGTATGCAGACTACTTCCTGGAAGTATCTTTGCAAG tagctgcagcatgtgtgGCTTCTTCAAGGATTATACTTCGTCTTTCTCCAACGTGGCCTCCAAGACTGCATCGTCTTACTGCTTACTCCTGGGATTTCCTAGTGCAGTGCATTGAACGGCTATTGAT CGCTCATGATAATGATGtgaaagaagcaaacaaacagaGAGGACAGGCAGGACCTCAGCCAGCACAACTAAGTATGTTCCAGACAGCCTCCCAGCCCTCTCGGGCAGTTCACTTTCAGCAACCTCAGTATCTCCATCAGACTCATCAGACCTCACTGCAGTATCGCCATCCTGTATCGGAACAACCAAGCTGTCAGCAGATTGTATCTACTACACACACCTCATCTTACACACTACCAACATGTCCTGCTGGCTTCCAAACTAGTGTTCAGGGCCTTGGGCATGTGCCAACTGGTGTTGGGATGTCACTGGCAATACCGGTAGAAGTTAAACCCTGTCTGAATGTTTCTTATAACCGGAGTTATCAGATAAATGAACATTATCCTTGCATTACTCAATGCTTTGAAAGGTGA